A genomic window from Halorubrum lacusprofundi ATCC 49239 includes:
- a CDS encoding LLM class flavin-dependent oxidoreductase → MDLSIVDLSPVPAGGTAADAYANTVTAAEQAERLGYSRFWVAEHHGMGDHLAGTTPEVLLGRLAGATDSIRLGTGAVLLNHYSPYKVAEAFGTLDGLAPGRIDAGLGRANGSPASDRALGTDRRVENPDEDHEERIRAVVNHLYDAFPDDHPYADLTVPRSGAAPPVPWVLGSSPASAAIAGKLGARFCFAAFIRPGFAERAFAAYREQFEPAELGDGPDEPYGMVAVNAVAGETDAAAARRRAPAEATFKRMQRGVVGTIPSVEESIAELGGVPEPTPATLDPDEWPRAISGSPETIEGLLEQLADRIGADEVMIQHTVPDHEDSLASHALLAEAVGLEGVGSEGDGLVDIDR, encoded by the coding sequence ATGGATCTCTCGATCGTCGATCTCTCGCCGGTCCCGGCGGGCGGGACCGCCGCCGACGCGTACGCGAACACGGTGACAGCCGCGGAGCAGGCCGAGCGGCTCGGCTACTCGCGGTTCTGGGTCGCCGAGCATCACGGCATGGGCGATCACCTGGCCGGGACGACTCCCGAGGTCCTGCTCGGTCGTCTCGCGGGCGCGACAGACTCGATCCGGCTCGGCACCGGTGCCGTCCTGCTCAACCACTACAGCCCGTACAAGGTCGCGGAGGCGTTCGGCACGCTCGACGGGCTCGCGCCGGGACGGATCGACGCCGGCCTCGGTCGGGCCAACGGCTCGCCCGCGTCAGACCGGGCGCTCGGCACGGACCGACGCGTCGAGAACCCGGACGAGGACCACGAGGAACGTATCCGTGCGGTCGTGAACCATCTGTACGACGCCTTCCCCGATGATCACCCGTACGCCGACCTGACGGTCCCGCGCTCCGGTGCGGCCCCGCCGGTCCCGTGGGTGCTCGGCTCCAGCCCGGCGAGCGCGGCGATCGCCGGCAAGCTCGGCGCCCGGTTCTGTTTCGCTGCGTTCATCCGACCCGGGTTCGCCGAGCGCGCCTTCGCGGCCTACCGCGAGCAGTTCGAGCCCGCCGAACTCGGAGACGGTCCCGATGAGCCGTACGGGATGGTCGCGGTCAACGCGGTCGCCGGTGAGACGGACGCGGCCGCGGCGCGGCGCCGCGCGCCAGCGGAAGCGACCTTCAAGCGGATGCAGCGCGGCGTGGTGGGGACAATTCCCTCCGTCGAGGAGTCGATCGCGGAACTCGGCGGCGTTCCCGAGCCGACGCCCGCGACGCTCGATCCCGACGAATGGCCGCGAGCGATCTCCGGGAGCCCGGAGACGATCGAGGGACTGCTCGAACAGCTCGCTGACCGGATCGGCGCCGACGAGGTGATGATTCAGCACACGGTCCCCGATCACGAGGATTCGCTGGCGTCGCACGCGCTGCTCGCGGAGGCTGTCGGGCTGGAGGGCGTCGGGTCGGAGGGCGACGGGTTGGTAGATATCGATCGGTGA
- a CDS encoding 50S ribosomal protein L37e, translated as MTGSGTPSQGKKNKTVHVKCRRCGEKSYHVKKERCSSCGFGDSASRRGYAWQSKSGDN; from the coding sequence ATGACCGGCTCCGGAACGCCCTCTCAAGGGAAAAAGAACAAGACGGTTCACGTGAAGTGCCGCCGCTGCGGCGAGAAATCCTACCACGTCAAGAAGGAGCGCTGCTCCTCGTGCGGCTTCGGCGACTCGGCCTCCCGCCGCGGCTACGCCTGGCAGTCGAAGTCCGGCGACAACTGA
- a CDS encoding LSM domain-containing protein yields the protein MSGRPLDVLEASLEEPVTVHLKDGTTYYGILAGYDQHMNIVIEPETDVDDRVDDDLDGEFAVAIEDTTIIRGDNVVTIKA from the coding sequence ATGAGTGGACGACCCCTCGACGTGCTCGAAGCGTCGCTCGAGGAGCCGGTGACGGTTCACCTGAAGGACGGGACGACCTACTACGGCATCCTCGCCGGCTACGACCAGCACATGAACATCGTCATCGAGCCCGAGACCGACGTAGACGATCGCGTCGACGACGATCTCGACGGCGAGTTCGCCGTCGCAATCGAAGACACAACGATTATACGCGGCGATAACGTCGTCACCATCAAAGCATGA
- a CDS encoding ribonuclease J, with amino-acid sequence MEIEIATLGGYEEVGRQMTAVRAGEDIVIFDMGLNLSKVLIHDNVETESMHSLDLIDMGAIPDDRVMSELEGDVQAIVPTHGHLDHIAGIPKLAHRYDAPIVGSPYTIELVKQQIADEGKFQVDNDLVKMKAGGTMAIGDSEQVEMEFVNVTHSIIDAINPVLHTPEGAVVYGLDKRLDHTPVIGDPIDMDRFREIGRQDEGVLCYIEDCTNAGRKGRTPSESYAKKHVEDTLTSMEDYSGGIVATTFSSHIARVKTLVEYAREIGRQPVLLGRSMEKYSGTAERLDFVDFQGDVGMYGHRKSVDRAFKRIMKEGKGNFLPIVTGHQGEPRAMLTRMGRGETPYEIENGDKVVFSASIIPEPTNEGQRYQSEQLLRMQGARLYDDIHVSGHLREEGHYEMLDALQPQHLIPAHQTLKGRSPYVDLATSQGYKLGRDVHVTQNGSVIQLAE; translated from the coding sequence ATGGAAATCGAAATTGCGACACTCGGCGGTTACGAAGAGGTCGGTCGGCAGATGACGGCGGTCCGAGCGGGCGAGGACATCGTCATCTTCGACATGGGCCTGAACCTCAGTAAGGTCCTCATCCACGACAACGTGGAGACCGAGAGCATGCACAGCCTCGACCTGATCGACATGGGCGCGATCCCGGACGACCGCGTCATGAGCGAGCTGGAGGGCGACGTCCAGGCGATCGTCCCCACCCACGGTCACCTCGACCACATCGCGGGCATCCCGAAGCTCGCGCACCGGTACGACGCACCCATCGTCGGCTCCCCGTACACGATCGAGCTGGTCAAACAGCAGATCGCCGACGAGGGGAAGTTCCAGGTCGACAACGACCTCGTGAAGATGAAGGCGGGCGGCACGATGGCCATCGGCGACTCCGAGCAGGTCGAGATGGAGTTCGTCAACGTCACTCACTCGATCATCGACGCGATCAACCCGGTCCTCCACACGCCCGAAGGCGCCGTCGTTTACGGGCTCGACAAGCGACTGGACCACACGCCCGTCATCGGCGACCCGATCGACATGGACCGGTTCCGCGAGATCGGTCGGCAGGATGAGGGCGTCCTCTGTTACATCGAGGACTGTACGAACGCCGGCAGAAAAGGCCGGACGCCCTCCGAGTCGTACGCGAAAAAACACGTCGAGGACACGCTCACCTCGATGGAGGACTACTCGGGCGGGATCGTCGCCACGACGTTCTCCTCCCACATCGCCCGCGTGAAGACCCTCGTCGAGTACGCCCGCGAGATCGGCCGCCAGCCGGTCCTACTCGGGCGCTCGATGGAGAAGTACTCCGGGACGGCCGAACGACTCGACTTCGTCGACTTCCAGGGCGATGTCGGCATGTACGGCCACCGGAAGTCGGTCGACCGCGCGTTCAAGCGCATCATGAAGGAGGGGAAGGGGAACTTCCTCCCCATCGTGACGGGCCACCAGGGCGAGCCGCGCGCAATGCTCACCCGTATGGGTCGCGGCGAGACCCCGTACGAAATCGAGAACGGCGACAAGGTCGTCTTCAGCGCGAGCATCATTCCGGAGCCGACCAACGAGGGGCAGCGCTACCAGAGCGAACAGCTTCTCCGGATGCAGGGCGCGCGCCTCTACGACGACATCCACGTCTCCGGGCATCTCCGCGAGGAGGGTCACTACGAGATGCTGGACGCGCTCCAGCCCCAGCACCTCATTCCGGCCCACCAGACGCTGAAGGGCCGTTCGCCGTACGTCGACCTCGCGACCTCGCAGGGGTACAAGCTCGGACGTGACGTGCACGTCACGCAGAACGGGAGCGTTATCCAACTCGCCGAATGA
- the idsA3 gene encoding geranylfarnesyl diphosphate synthase — MTSETKEARVLEAIRERRELVNAAIDEELPVQHPERLYEATRYILEAGGKRLRPTVTTLAAEAVTGTDPLSADFREFAALDGNTVDVMRAAVAIEVIQSFTLIHDDIMDEDDLRRGVPAVHEQYDISTAILAGDTLYSKAFEFMTETGSDPANGLEAMRMLATTCTEICEGQSLDVSFESRDDILPEEYLEMVELKTAVLYGASAATPAVLLGADDEVVDALYQYGIDSGRAFQIQDDVLDLTVASEELGKQRGSDLVEGKETLITLHARQQGVDVDGLVDADTPAEVTEEAIEDAVAALEEVGSIAYARETAEDLTRRSKEHLEILPESGSRELLADLADYLIVRGY; from the coding sequence ATGACGAGCGAGACGAAGGAGGCGCGGGTGCTGGAGGCCATCCGCGAGCGGCGTGAGCTCGTCAACGCCGCTATCGACGAGGAGTTGCCGGTACAGCACCCGGAGCGGCTCTACGAGGCGACGCGGTACATCCTCGAAGCCGGCGGAAAGCGGCTCCGTCCGACGGTGACGACGCTGGCCGCGGAGGCGGTGACCGGCACCGACCCGCTGAGCGCGGACTTCCGCGAGTTCGCGGCCCTCGACGGCAACACCGTCGACGTGATGCGCGCCGCAGTCGCGATCGAGGTGATCCAGTCGTTCACGCTGATCCACGACGACATCATGGACGAGGACGACCTCCGACGGGGCGTCCCGGCCGTCCACGAGCAGTACGACATCTCGACCGCCATTCTCGCCGGCGACACGCTCTACTCGAAGGCGTTCGAGTTCATGACGGAGACCGGCTCGGACCCCGCCAACGGACTGGAGGCGATGCGGATGCTCGCGACCACCTGCACGGAGATCTGCGAGGGACAGTCGCTCGACGTCTCCTTCGAGTCGCGCGACGACATCCTTCCGGAGGAGTACCTAGAGATGGTCGAGCTGAAGACCGCCGTCCTCTACGGGGCGTCAGCCGCGACGCCCGCCGTCCTGCTCGGCGCGGACGACGAGGTCGTCGACGCCCTCTACCAGTACGGGATCGACTCGGGGCGCGCGTTCCAGATCCAAGACGACGTACTCGATCTGACGGTCGCCTCCGAAGAGCTGGGCAAACAGCGCGGCTCCGACCTCGTCGAGGGGAAGGAGACGCTGATCACCCTCCACGCCCGCCAACAGGGCGTCGACGTCGACGGGCTGGTCGACGCCGACACTCCCGCGGAGGTGACGGAAGAGGCCATCGAGGACGCGGTGGCTGCCTTAGAGGAGGTTGGCTCGATCGCGTACGCCCGCGAGACAGCCGAGGACCTGACGAGACGGTCGAAAGAACACCTCGAGATTCTCCCCGAGAGCGGGTCCCGCGAGCTGTTGGCGGATCTGGCAGACTACCTGATCGTCCGCGGCTACTGA
- a CDS encoding DMT family transporter, protein MSRHRNIVLFFTLALLWGASFVAIEVGLDYYPPVLYAAYRFDLAALILVSYVLVTEADSLPRTRGDLAAIGFSGGLSVAANNSLLFVGQQYTTSGIASITYSLVPIATAAVAAAWIGGSDLDARGGLGVVLAFIGVGLVAQPDPANLAGGVTIGVGLISIGVIAVAVGSVGLRTVETTFSNVALTGWAMLFGALLIHGFSLGLGEPQRLPSTALPALGALLFLGVLASAVAYVIYFTLLDRLGPFEINLVSYVVPVVATVTGAVLLAEPVTALTIAGFAVIVVGFGLLKRHAIADEVPRLLSRIGGLF, encoded by the coding sequence GTGTCCAGGCACCGAAATATCGTTCTGTTCTTCACGCTCGCGCTGCTTTGGGGCGCCTCCTTCGTCGCCATCGAGGTCGGGCTCGACTACTACCCGCCCGTGCTGTACGCCGCCTATCGGTTCGATCTGGCGGCGCTGATTCTCGTGTCGTACGTCCTTGTGACGGAGGCCGATTCGCTCCCGCGGACCCGCGGTGATCTGGCCGCGATCGGGTTCAGCGGCGGACTCTCTGTCGCCGCTAACAACTCCCTGCTGTTCGTCGGTCAGCAGTACACGACGAGCGGGATCGCCTCGATCACCTACAGCCTCGTTCCCATCGCGACCGCGGCAGTCGCGGCCGCCTGGATCGGCGGCTCCGATCTCGACGCGCGCGGTGGGCTCGGCGTAGTGTTGGCTTTCATCGGCGTCGGGCTCGTCGCCCAGCCGGACCCCGCGAACCTCGCCGGTGGCGTCACGATCGGCGTCGGACTCATCTCGATCGGGGTAATCGCGGTCGCGGTCGGCAGCGTCGGGCTCCGCACCGTGGAGACGACCTTCTCCAACGTTGCGCTCACCGGGTGGGCGATGCTGTTCGGCGCGCTGCTGATCCACGGATTCAGCCTCGGGCTCGGCGAGCCCCAGCGGCTCCCGTCGACCGCGCTCCCGGCGCTCGGCGCGCTGCTGTTCCTCGGCGTGCTGGCCTCGGCGGTCGCGTACGTCATCTACTTCACGCTACTCGACCGTCTGGGCCCCTTCGAGATCAACCTCGTCTCGTACGTCGTCCCCGTAGTAGCGACGGTGACGGGCGCAGTCCTGCTCGCCGAACCCGTGACGGCGCTGACGATCGCCGGCTTCGCCGTCATCGTCGTGGGGTTCGGTCTCCTCAAGCGGCACGCGATCGCCGACGAGGTACCGCGGCTTCTCTCCCGGATCGGCGGGCTGTTCTAG
- a CDS encoding peroxiredoxin yields MLEPGDPAPAIALSDQHGDAVTVDPAAARYTVVYFYPRADTPGCTTEACSFRDEWDAFEGADVAVVGISDDSVGDLEPFAEEYDLPFTLLSDPDGEVASAYDSYGEKQMFGNTFDGVFRNTYVIDADGTIALAYEGVSPENHAVEILDDIDVLDG; encoded by the coding sequence ATGCTCGAACCGGGCGATCCCGCACCCGCGATCGCACTGTCCGACCAGCACGGCGACGCCGTCACTGTCGACCCCGCCGCGGCGCGCTACACGGTCGTCTACTTCTACCCCCGCGCCGACACGCCGGGATGTACGACCGAGGCCTGTAGCTTCCGCGACGAGTGGGACGCCTTTGAGGGCGCCGACGTCGCGGTCGTCGGGATCAGCGACGACTCCGTCGGCGACCTCGAACCGTTCGCCGAGGAGTACGACCTGCCGTTCACGCTGCTTTCCGACCCCGACGGCGAGGTCGCGAGCGCCTACGACTCGTACGGCGAAAAACAGATGTTCGGTAACACTTTCGACGGTGTGTTCCGGAACACGTACGTGATCGACGCAGACGGGACGATCGCGCTCGCCTACGAGGGCGTTTCCCCCGAGAACCACGCGGTCGAGATCCTCGACGACATCGACGTACTGGACGGCTGA
- a CDS encoding histidine kinase N-terminal 7TM domain-containing protein, translated as MVWQPTPYTVPLLVAALASFSFAVYAVRNRSRGEIPLVRSFVGVTVSSGVWSLAYAAQLSATTLEATLLWNRLVWVGVAALTVAWPVFVFVYVDWTAWIRPRRIALLCLVPATAVGGIFVVGADPIFYTSPSLSDTNGFLVMEYLPTPALLGFMTYAYAVNLFTFAVLGYAALARDGVFRRQAALLLAAGVAPMTVGVIGIWGLIGPRFVDLTPVTFAATSGLLGWVVFRYRLLDLSPIARDAVFANLSDGIVVVDDAGRVVDLNRPARRLFPSAAIGCGVDEAFERAPAVTDLVSRDGTVDGAGSRGTPGADPDDDLRVTVDGGSDPRFLTVAAHSIAGGGSGAGVESEFESPPEFGSTSAAGGTVLLFRDVTERETLQRRYRALIEKSPNIIAVCGTDGLLRYVSPSIERLLGHSPAEIEGRPVIDLVHPDDRREAQRAFECAFETGEPQAIDHRIAHADGNWRQFDTRVERLFEDTEEVVITATDVTEIRRSEQRLQVLNRVLRHDLKNDTNVIGGYANLLRNHVDEEGDDYLDIIDRKVETLTHLSDQAREIDVALHRDGARAEIDLSELVTRLCESLESSFPRATVTVSTPGAAVVCADELLESAVRNVLENAVVHNDGDQPIVEVAVDPDGEGYRIAVADNGPGIPAVERSVFSEARETALEHASGLGLWLVHWIVTESGGELEIHTREPTGTLITMWLPTANGEAAKAREAVANGEAAADAEAASASSDPSPDPAP; from the coding sequence ATGGTGTGGCAACCGACGCCGTACACGGTTCCGCTGCTCGTGGCAGCGCTCGCGTCGTTCTCTTTCGCCGTGTACGCTGTCCGGAACCGGTCGCGGGGAGAGATACCGCTCGTACGGAGCTTCGTTGGTGTCACGGTCAGTAGCGGGGTCTGGTCGCTGGCGTACGCGGCGCAGCTGTCGGCGACGACGCTCGAAGCGACCCTGCTGTGGAACCGCCTCGTCTGGGTCGGAGTCGCAGCGCTCACCGTCGCCTGGCCCGTGTTCGTGTTCGTCTACGTCGACTGGACGGCGTGGATTCGACCGCGCCGCATCGCCCTGCTGTGTCTCGTCCCCGCGACCGCCGTCGGCGGCATCTTCGTCGTCGGCGCCGACCCGATTTTTTACACGTCTCCGTCGCTGTCCGATACGAACGGGTTCCTCGTGATGGAGTACCTGCCGACGCCCGCGCTCTTGGGGTTCATGACGTACGCTTACGCCGTGAACCTGTTTACCTTCGCCGTGCTCGGCTACGCCGCGCTCGCCCGCGACGGCGTGTTCCGTCGGCAGGCCGCGCTGCTGCTCGCCGCCGGTGTCGCACCGATGACCGTCGGCGTCATCGGGATCTGGGGGCTGATCGGCCCCCGGTTCGTCGACCTCACGCCGGTCACGTTCGCGGCCACCTCCGGTCTGCTCGGCTGGGTCGTATTCCGCTACCGGCTCCTCGACCTCTCGCCCATCGCTCGCGACGCGGTGTTCGCAAACCTTTCCGATGGTATCGTAGTCGTCGACGACGCCGGTCGCGTCGTCGACCTGAACCGGCCGGCTCGTCGACTGTTCCCGTCCGCGGCGATCGGCTGCGGCGTCGACGAGGCGTTCGAGCGCGCCCCGGCGGTCACGGATCTCGTGTCGCGCGACGGGACTGTCGACGGGGCCGGGTCGCGTGGCACCCCCGGAGCGGACCCGGACGACGATCTCCGGGTGACCGTCGACGGTGGGTCAGATCCCCGCTTTCTGACGGTCGCCGCCCACTCGATCGCCGGGGGCGGGTCCGGGGCCGGGGTCGAATCCGAGTTCGAGAGCCCGCCCGAATTCGGGTCCACCTCCGCGGCGGGCGGAACCGTCCTCCTGTTTCGCGATGTCACCGAGCGCGAGACGCTCCAGCGCCGTTACCGGGCGCTCATCGAGAAGTCACCGAACATCATCGCCGTCTGCGGAACCGACGGCCTGCTCCGGTACGTGAGCCCGTCGATAGAGCGTCTGCTTGGCCACTCGCCTGCGGAGATCGAGGGGCGGCCCGTGATCGACTTGGTCCACCCCGACGACCGTCGGGAGGCGCAACGCGCGTTCGAGTGCGCGTTCGAGACCGGCGAGCCGCAGGCGATCGACCACCGGATAGCCCACGCAGACGGAAACTGGCGCCAGTTCGACACGAGGGTCGAGCGCCTGTTCGAGGACACCGAAGAGGTGGTGATAACCGCCACCGATGTGACCGAGATCCGACGGTCCGAACAGCGGCTACAGGTCCTCAATCGGGTTCTCAGACACGATCTGAAGAACGACACGAACGTTATCGGCGGATACGCGAACCTCCTCCGAAACCATGTCGACGAGGAGGGCGACGACTACCTCGACATCATCGATCGGAAGGTCGAGACGCTGACACACCTCAGCGACCAAGCCCGCGAGATCGACGTCGCGCTCCACAGGGACGGCGCGCGGGCGGAGATCGACCTGTCGGAACTGGTCACGCGACTCTGCGAGTCGCTCGAGTCGTCGTTCCCGCGGGCGACGGTGACGGTGTCGACGCCCGGCGCGGCCGTGGTGTGTGCCGACGAGCTGTTGGAGTCCGCGGTCCGGAACGTGTTGGAGAACGCGGTCGTCCACAACGACGGGGACCAACCGATCGTCGAGGTGGCCGTCGATCCGGACGGCGAGGGGTACCGCATCGCCGTCGCGGACAACGGCCCCGGGATCCCCGCGGTCGAGCGGAGCGTGTTCTCGGAGGCCCGCGAGACGGCGCTCGAACACGCGAGCGGGCTGGGGCTCTGGCTCGTCCACTGGATCGTCACCGAGTCCGGCGGCGAACTGGAGATCCACACGCGAGAGCCGACGGGAACGCTGATCACGATGTGGCTTCCGACGGCAAACGGAGAGGCGGCGAAGGCTAGGGAGGCGGTGGCCAATGGCGAGGCAGCGGCCGACGCCGAGGCGGCGTCGGCGAGCAGCGATCCGAGCCCCGACCCCGCGCCGTGA
- the map gene encoding type II methionyl aminopeptidase: protein MSHGSLDDDAVESYREAGAVLVEAMNEAREMVEPGRTHLEVAEWTEDFIREQDAGLAFPVNISVDPEASHATPSRDDDTEFGEEMVCLDVGVHVDGYIADAAVTVDHTGTPELVEAAEMALEAAVDEAGPGVEVGVVGQAIEDVIRGYGYTPVLNLSGHGVERYDAHTGPTVPNRGVDRSVELEPGQAVAIEPFATDGRGKVGEGTEEEIFERQGSGSVRDRRARQALDEIEAFDDLPFAARWLEGDRVEMALRRLKQANAVKGYPVLKEADDALVSQAEHTLLVTDDGVEITTAGIHDFDG, encoded by the coding sequence ATGAGCCACGGATCCCTAGACGACGACGCGGTCGAGAGCTACCGGGAGGCGGGTGCGGTGTTGGTCGAGGCGATGAACGAGGCCCGCGAGATGGTCGAGCCGGGGCGGACACACCTCGAGGTCGCGGAGTGGACGGAGGACTTCATCCGCGAGCAGGACGCGGGGCTCGCGTTCCCCGTCAACATCAGCGTCGATCCCGAGGCCTCTCACGCCACCCCGAGTCGCGACGACGACACCGAGTTCGGCGAGGAGATGGTGTGTCTCGACGTCGGCGTCCACGTCGACGGCTACATCGCCGACGCCGCGGTCACGGTGGACCACACGGGGACCCCCGAGCTGGTCGAGGCCGCCGAGATGGCGCTCGAGGCCGCGGTCGACGAGGCCGGGCCGGGTGTCGAGGTCGGCGTCGTCGGGCAGGCGATCGAGGACGTGATCCGCGGGTACGGCTACACGCCCGTCCTGAATCTCTCCGGACACGGCGTCGAGCGCTACGACGCGCACACGGGGCCGACGGTCCCGAACCGCGGCGTCGATCGGTCGGTCGAACTGGAGCCCGGACAGGCGGTTGCGATCGAGCCGTTCGCCACCGACGGCCGCGGGAAGGTCGGCGAGGGGACCGAGGAGGAGATTTTCGAGCGACAGGGGTCGGGGAGCGTCCGCGACCGCCGCGCGCGACAGGCCCTCGACGAGATCGAGGCGTTCGACGACCTCCCGTTCGCGGCGCGGTGGCTGGAAGGCGACCGCGTAGAGATGGCACTGCGCCGGCTGAAGCAGGCGAACGCGGTGAAGGGATACCCCGTCCTGAAGGAGGCCGACGACGCGCTCGTCAGTCAGGCGGAACACACCCTGCTCGTCACCGACGACGGCGTCGAGATCACGACCGCCGGCATCCACGACTTCGACGGCTGA
- a CDS encoding HIT family protein: MDRIYAPWRIEWVERDADPIEGCPFCVLPEREDARDARVVARSERNYVLLNNAPYNPGHAMVIPREHREDPTDLDDATLLDHAKLKAATLAAMRRDVDPDGVNTGQNLGASAAGGSIDHLHTHVVPRWNGDTNFMPVTGDTKVIVEAIDRTYEHLHAGFAAGDDVVDPGDVEAGDAVKLDFDV; the protein is encoded by the coding sequence ATGGACCGGATCTACGCGCCGTGGCGGATCGAGTGGGTCGAGCGCGACGCGGACCCCATCGAGGGCTGTCCGTTCTGCGTCCTGCCGGAGCGCGAGGACGCCCGCGACGCGCGCGTTGTCGCCCGCAGCGAGCGCAACTACGTCCTGTTGAACAACGCGCCGTACAATCCGGGGCACGCGATGGTGATCCCCCGCGAACACCGCGAGGACCCCACCGACCTCGACGACGCGACCCTGCTCGATCACGCGAAACTGAAGGCGGCGACGCTCGCAGCGATGCGCCGCGACGTGGACCCCGACGGAGTCAACACCGGGCAGAACCTCGGCGCCTCGGCGGCCGGCGGCTCGATCGACCACCTCCACACCCACGTGGTCCCGCGGTGGAACGGCGACACGAACTTCATGCCGGTGACGGGCGACACGAAGGTGATCGTGGAGGCGATCGATCGCACCTACGAACACCTCCACGCCGGGTTCGCCGCCGGCGACGACGTGGTCGATCCGGGCGACGTTGAGGCCGGTGATGCGGTCAAACTCGACTTCGACGTCTGA
- a CDS encoding nuclear transport factor 2 family protein, whose product MNESNRDQLIDSYLNGMDHEDKELLRDAFAPDIVHEHPVRNVKGIEGFLAFKVDEQPPQESEHKVSRRIHVPEASVVQGRKVGTVEGESVDVQFCDVYEFNADKSAITTLSVYVRE is encoded by the coding sequence ATGAATGAGAGCAACCGTGACCAGCTAATCGACTCCTACTTGAATGGTATGGATCACGAGGACAAAGAGTTGCTACGAGACGCCTTCGCGCCGGATATTGTACACGAACACCCCGTCCGCAACGTGAAAGGAATCGAAGGTTTTCTGGCATTTAAAGTCGACGAGCAGCCACCCCAGGAGTCCGAACACAAAGTGAGCCGCCGCATCCACGTTCCGGAGGCGTCCGTGGTCCAAGGACGAAAAGTCGGAACCGTGGAGGGGGAATCGGTCGACGTCCAGTTCTGCGACGTCTATGAATTTAACGCGGACAAATCGGCGATCACTACGCTTTCTGTTTACGTGCGGGAGTGA